A region from the Curtobacterium sp. MCBA15_012 genome encodes:
- the soxR gene encoding redox-sensitive transcriptional activator SoxR: MVEIDDGRTGPSDAAPPRPTDLLSIGEVVRRTGVAASALHFYERKGLIHPERTTGGTRLYPRHVERRIAIIQVAKRLGIPLGEVAEQFAALPADRMPSLRDWDRLNERWRARLRARQLELERLQQEMTQCIGCGCVSLNACLVVNPGDALGAEGHGARRLLPFEDDGAAPA; this comes from the coding sequence ATGGTGGAGATCGACGACGGCAGGACCGGACCGTCGGACGCCGCGCCGCCGCGGCCGACCGACCTGCTGTCGATCGGCGAGGTCGTCCGCCGGACCGGGGTCGCGGCCTCGGCGCTGCACTTCTACGAACGCAAGGGCCTGATCCACCCCGAGCGCACCACCGGCGGCACCCGGCTGTACCCCCGGCACGTGGAGCGCCGCATCGCGATCATCCAGGTGGCGAAGCGGCTCGGGATCCCCCTGGGCGAGGTGGCCGAGCAGTTCGCGGCCCTGCCCGCCGACCGGATGCCGTCGCTGCGGGACTGGGACCGGCTCAACGAGCGGTGGCGCGCACGGCTCCGGGCCCGCCAGCTCGAGCTCGAGCGCCTGCAGCAGGAGATGACGCAGTGCATCGGGTGCGGGTGCGTCTCGCTCAACGCCTGCCTGGTGGTGAACCCCGGCGACGCGCTCGGCGCCGAGGGGCACGGCGCACGTCGGCTCCTGCCGTTCGAGGACGACGGGGCAGCCCCGGCCTGA
- a CDS encoding MFS transporter, with amino-acid sequence MLQERRSDASLVSLAGRWYFPIAFVARLPFAMMVVGVLTLVVATRDSVALGGINSAFVGFGSALFGPLVGAAADRFGQRAVLVPVGLANAVLLALLPFVVAGSAPDLAVLAMSFGIGATAPQVAPMSRTRLVAIIRQRMAPRRHEKVLSGTMAYESAADETVFIVGPFLVGLLATAIAPWVAVAGAAALTFVFVTAFALHPTGRLVVRGGDHEETAPARQLLRPRLVVVVVGILGIGLFFGSTLTALTAFMEQHGESSQAGLLYGVMGIGSAALALGSAAFPRAFGVGWRWLVFGVVLLGGAIAFATADSVVAVAVVLGLMGIGIGPTLVAQYSLGSDRSPVGRSATTMTILGSAVIVGQSVASAVVGEVAERAGTGAAMAFPAYAAALVVVAAVVNVLLNRRSPVAR; translated from the coding sequence ATGCTCCAGGAACGACGCTCCGACGCGTCCCTCGTCTCCCTCGCCGGTCGTTGGTACTTCCCGATCGCCTTCGTCGCGCGGCTGCCCTTCGCGATGATGGTCGTCGGCGTGCTGACGCTCGTCGTCGCCACCCGCGACTCGGTCGCCCTCGGCGGCATCAACTCCGCGTTCGTCGGCTTCGGGTCGGCGCTCTTCGGGCCGCTCGTCGGTGCCGCCGCCGACCGCTTCGGCCAGCGGGCTGTCCTCGTCCCGGTCGGTCTGGCGAACGCCGTGCTGCTCGCGCTGTTGCCGTTCGTCGTCGCCGGCTCGGCCCCCGACCTCGCCGTGCTCGCGATGTCGTTCGGCATCGGTGCGACCGCCCCGCAGGTGGCCCCGATGTCCCGCACGCGACTCGTCGCGATCATCCGGCAGCGGATGGCCCCTCGCCGCCACGAGAAGGTCCTCAGCGGGACGATGGCGTACGAGTCGGCCGCCGACGAGACCGTGTTCATCGTCGGCCCGTTCCTGGTCGGCCTGCTCGCGACCGCGATCGCCCCGTGGGTCGCCGTCGCCGGTGCGGCCGCCCTGACCTTCGTCTTCGTGACCGCGTTCGCCCTGCACCCGACCGGGCGGCTCGTCGTCCGCGGCGGGGACCACGAGGAGACCGCCCCCGCGCGGCAGCTGCTGCGCCCCCGGCTCGTCGTGGTCGTGGTCGGCATCCTCGGCATCGGACTGTTCTTCGGGTCGACGCTCACCGCCCTGACCGCCTTCATGGAGCAGCACGGCGAGTCATCCCAGGCCGGCCTGCTCTACGGCGTGATGGGCATCGGCTCCGCGGCGCTCGCCCTCGGGTCGGCCGCGTTCCCCCGGGCGTTCGGGGTCGGCTGGCGCTGGCTCGTGTTCGGGGTCGTGCTGCTCGGCGGCGCGATCGCCTTCGCCACGGCCGACTCCGTCGTCGCCGTCGCGGTCGTGCTCGGCCTGATGGGCATCGGCATCGGCCCGACGCTCGTCGCGCAGTACAGCCTCGGGTCCGACCGTTCCCCGGTCGGCCGTTCCGCCACCACGATGACGATCCTCGGCTCGGCGGTCATCGTCGGGCAGTCCGTGGCATCCGCCGTCGTCGGCGAGGTCGCCGAGCGGGCCGGCACCGGGGCGGCCATGGCGTTCCCGGCGTACGCGGCGGCGCTCGTCGTGGTCGCGGCGGTCGTGAACGTCCTGCTCAACCGTCGGAGCCCGGTCGCACGCTAG
- a CDS encoding NAD-dependent epimerase/dehydratase family protein → MRILVLGGTAWLGRTVVRHALDRGHEVTCLARGTDVPAGARSVVADRDRDDALAEVLDGSRWDAVVDVSRTPDHVRRAVTALEPVADRYVFVSTVSVYASQGERGADERAPVLEPSDDPAEYGAAKVACERAVLHAFGVERASIARAGLVGGPGDHTGRSGYWPWRFARGAETGRPVVVPARTDRPTSVVDVRDLAAWLVGAAEGGRAGVHDVTGEVRTLDRHLEAARTVAAADVPVVPLADAVLLERGVAPWAGERSLPLWIPDDEHQGMNDRPAVRARSAGLTRRPLAETLADALAWERQQPVHPHGAGLSDDDDEDAVRAAG, encoded by the coding sequence ATGCGCATCCTCGTCCTCGGCGGCACCGCGTGGCTCGGTCGGACCGTCGTCCGGCACGCCCTCGACCGCGGCCACGAGGTGACGTGCCTCGCCCGCGGCACCGACGTCCCCGCGGGCGCCCGGTCCGTCGTGGCCGATCGCGACCGCGACGACGCCCTCGCCGAGGTGCTCGACGGCTCCCGCTGGGACGCGGTCGTCGACGTCTCACGGACGCCCGACCACGTCCGGCGGGCCGTCACCGCACTCGAACCCGTCGCCGACCGGTACGTCTTCGTGTCGACCGTGAGCGTCTACGCGTCCCAGGGCGAGCGCGGTGCCGACGAGCGCGCTCCCGTGCTCGAGCCGTCCGACGACCCCGCCGAGTACGGCGCCGCCAAGGTGGCGTGCGAACGTGCCGTCCTCCACGCCTTCGGGGTCGAGCGCGCGTCGATCGCACGCGCCGGACTCGTCGGCGGACCGGGCGACCACACCGGACGCTCCGGGTACTGGCCGTGGCGGTTCGCCCGCGGGGCCGAGACTGGTCGACCGGTGGTGGTGCCCGCGCGCACGGACCGTCCCACCTCGGTGGTCGACGTCCGCGACCTCGCGGCCTGGCTCGTCGGGGCGGCCGAGGGCGGACGAGCGGGCGTGCACGACGTCACCGGCGAGGTCCGCACGCTCGACCGGCACCTCGAGGCAGCACGGACGGTGGCTGCCGCGGACGTCCCGGTCGTGCCGCTGGCGGACGCGGTGCTCCTCGAGCGCGGCGTGGCCCCGTGGGCGGGGGAGCGGTCCCTGCCGCTGTGGATCCCCGACGACGAGCACCAGGGCATGAACGACCGACCGGCGGTCCGTGCGCGATCGGCCGGGTTGACGCGGCGGCCGCTCGCCGAGACGCTGGCGGACGCGCTCGCCTGGGAACGGCAGCAGCCCGTCCACCCGCACGGCGCGGGCCTCTCGGACGACGACGACGAGGACGCGGTCCGCGCGGCCGGGTGA
- a CDS encoding response regulator transcription factor, which produces MKVLIADDNTIVREGLAALLRGRGHDVVAAVGDGEAVLPALAATPADVVVMDIRMPPTHTDEGVQAAVRVKAARPDVGVLLFSQYAEVRWARTLLDVATVGVGYLLKDRVAEVSTFIDSLQQVAAGNVVLDPEVAAALVQAPRPIRDRLDTLTARETDVLRLMAEGRSNGAIAEALFLSGGTVEKHVTAVFAKLGLEAAPGDHRRVLAVLRFLAT; this is translated from the coding sequence GTGAAGGTGCTCATCGCGGACGACAACACGATCGTCCGCGAGGGGCTCGCGGCGCTCCTCCGGGGCCGCGGGCACGACGTCGTCGCGGCCGTCGGGGACGGCGAGGCGGTGCTCCCCGCACTCGCCGCGACACCGGCCGACGTCGTGGTGATGGACATCCGGATGCCGCCGACCCACACGGACGAGGGCGTGCAGGCCGCGGTCCGCGTCAAGGCCGCCCGGCCGGACGTCGGGGTGCTGCTGTTCTCGCAGTACGCCGAGGTGCGGTGGGCGCGCACGCTCCTCGACGTGGCGACGGTCGGCGTCGGCTACCTGCTCAAGGACCGGGTCGCCGAGGTCTCGACGTTCATCGACTCGCTCCAGCAGGTGGCCGCGGGCAACGTCGTGCTCGACCCCGAGGTCGCCGCTGCGCTCGTGCAGGCACCCCGACCGATCCGCGACCGCCTCGACACGCTCACCGCCCGGGAGACCGACGTCCTGCGCCTGATGGCCGAGGGGCGCTCGAACGGGGCGATCGCCGAGGCGCTGTTCCTCTCCGGGGGCACCGTCGAGAAGCACGTCACGGCGGTGTTCGCGAAGCTCGGGCTCGAGGCGGCGCCGGGCGACCACCGGCGCGTGCTCGCCGTGCTGCGCTTCCTCGCCACCTGA
- a CDS encoding sensor histidine kinase, which yields MSRSATVPPFAVAPRFHFTTALFRATTWRQFAFHAAHLPIAVAALAWFAVTIAVGVPAAVTWFGLVVSAFLLGGGAWFAAVTRRMSAALLEQEVAPPRFRARRPGLLGWATTRLTDPARWRAFAYLLVGFVVTTCSFAVSTAVLVTSLGAVTHAAWGRYLPAQVGADGREHRGAQLLGTFVDTVPMQLAFAALGVVLLLAVWPAVNHGLGSLQRVVIRSLLGTTRRAERLAQVTASRDAAVVDADATLRRIERELHDGTQARLVGLAMTLGDARDRLQHGQGGAGVEALVDQAHAATKEALVELRALARGIHPPVLDAGLEAALTSACARVPFPVTLRTDLPVRPAPVVEGIAYFGVLELLTNVSKHAGATSAVVDVALVGTDLVATVQDDGVGGAHVALTAEDGHGTGLAGLLERLRAVDGSLHVDSPAGGPTSVRLVVPAGAAT from the coding sequence ATGTCCCGCTCCGCCACCGTCCCGCCGTTCGCCGTCGCACCCCGGTTCCACTTCACCACCGCGCTGTTCCGGGCGACCACCTGGCGACAGTTCGCCTTCCACGCAGCGCACCTGCCGATCGCCGTCGCGGCGCTGGCCTGGTTCGCCGTGACGATCGCCGTCGGCGTCCCCGCCGCGGTCACGTGGTTCGGGCTCGTCGTCTCCGCGTTCCTCCTGGGTGGTGGCGCCTGGTTCGCCGCCGTGACCAGACGGATGTCCGCGGCGCTGCTCGAGCAGGAGGTCGCGCCGCCCCGCTTCCGTGCCCGCCGACCGGGGCTGCTCGGATGGGCGACGACGCGGTTGACCGACCCGGCACGCTGGCGTGCGTTCGCCTACCTGCTCGTCGGGTTCGTCGTCACGACGTGCTCGTTCGCCGTCTCGACGGCCGTCCTCGTCACCTCCCTCGGCGCCGTCACGCACGCCGCCTGGGGCCGGTACCTCCCCGCGCAGGTCGGCGCCGACGGCCGTGAGCACCGTGGCGCCCAGCTGCTCGGCACGTTCGTCGACACCGTGCCGATGCAGCTCGCGTTCGCCGCGCTCGGGGTCGTCCTGCTGCTCGCCGTGTGGCCCGCCGTCAACCACGGGCTCGGGTCGCTCCAGCGCGTGGTCATCCGCTCGCTGCTCGGGACCACCCGCCGTGCGGAGCGCCTCGCCCAGGTCACCGCCTCCCGCGACGCGGCCGTCGTGGACGCCGACGCGACCCTGCGCCGCATCGAGCGCGAACTCCACGACGGCACGCAGGCTCGGCTCGTCGGCCTCGCCATGACGCTCGGCGACGCCCGGGACCGCCTGCAGCACGGGCAGGGCGGCGCCGGCGTCGAGGCGCTGGTCGACCAGGCGCACGCGGCGACGAAGGAGGCCCTCGTCGAACTGCGCGCCCTCGCCCGCGGGATCCACCCGCCGGTCCTGGACGCCGGTCTGGAGGCGGCGCTCACCTCCGCCTGCGCGCGTGTGCCGTTCCCGGTGACGCTCCGCACCGACCTGCCGGTCCGCCCGGCGCCGGTGGTCGAGGGCATCGCGTACTTCGGGGTCCTCGAACTCCTGACGAACGTGTCGAAGCACGCCGGGGCGACCTCGGCCGTCGTCGACGTCGCACTGGTCGGCACCGACCTGGTCGCCACGGTGCAGGACGACGGCGTCGGCGGCGCCCACGTCGCACTCACGGCCGAGGACGGGCACGGCACGGGGCTCGCCGGGCTGCTCGAACGCCTGCGCGCGGTCGACGGGTCCCTGCACGTCGACAGCCCCGCGGGTGGACCGACCTCGGTGCGGCTGGTCGTGCCTGCGGGAGCCGCCACGTGA